A part of Candidatus Bathyarchaeia archaeon genomic DNA contains:
- a CDS encoding DNA-directed RNA polymerase subunit P, producing the protein MESGPEEPLGESLPSEAPPRERNPGGLIYECINCGSKLTADQLAMTPEIKCPFCGYRILRKVRAPIVKHVKAR; encoded by the coding sequence ATGGAGTCGGGACCTGAAGAGCCACTGGGCGAATCCTTACCATCAGAGGCTCCGCCACGAGAGCGAAACCCCGGCGGGCTCATCTACGAATGCATCAATTGTGGGTCAAAGCTTACTGCTGACCAACTCGCAATGACGCCAGAGATCAAGTGCCCGTTCTGCGGATACAGAATCCTACGAAAGGTCAGAGCCCCGATAGTCAAACACGTGAAAGCTCGATAG
- the glyS gene encoding glycine--tRNA ligase: MQQQIRDKHKLISETARRRGFFWGSFEIYGGLSGFLDLGPLGVVLKRQIEDTWRDFFLRRHGFVEVSTPIITPHKVLEASGHVENFKDPMTECTDCKRRFRADQLVKEATGLETEGMSLETLGSLLKEKHVKCPECGGELGPPQYFMTMFKTTIGPYGEDPAYGRPEAAQGIFVNFRRIFETMREKFPIGIAQVGTVLRNEISPRQGPIRLREFTIMDFELFFNPEEPDCPYLEEMASEELSIVTADTRKEGAENATVIKVGDAVQRQIIKAPWAAYFMALSKQFLNRLGVDGHHQRFFEKLPSERAHYSSQTFDHEVKLDRWGWTEVAGFANRTDYDLRKHMEATGEDLRVFKPYQTPRLREVKLIKPNRQNIAKIFHQETGRVADLISKDDPEKFLKSKKAGLPVTVGPYTIPSNCFDVVEEQVKETGTRFLPYVIEPSFGVERLLYTTLEYNLAMKEDRLILGLPFNLAPIQASVFPLVNKDGLEKRATEVYEALVANGLRVEYDEAGSIGRRYARADEAGVPLGITVDYDTLKDDTVTIRDRDSWSQMRTPVGTLASTIREIMIEGFKAPN, from the coding sequence TTGCAACAACAAATCAGGGATAAGCACAAGCTCATTTCAGAAACGGCCCGCCGAAGAGGATTCTTCTGGGGCTCCTTCGAGATCTACGGTGGGCTCAGCGGGTTTCTCGACCTTGGGCCTCTGGGAGTGGTCTTGAAGAGACAGATCGAGGATACCTGGAGAGATTTCTTCCTCAGACGCCATGGGTTTGTCGAGGTTTCAACCCCAATAATCACGCCGCACAAGGTTCTCGAAGCCTCAGGCCACGTCGAGAACTTCAAAGATCCGATGACCGAGTGTACCGATTGCAAGAGAAGGTTTCGAGCAGACCAGCTAGTAAAGGAGGCCACCGGGCTCGAAACGGAAGGCATGAGCCTCGAGACCTTAGGATCACTCCTCAAAGAGAAACATGTCAAGTGTCCTGAATGCGGCGGGGAACTTGGACCACCACAATATTTCATGACCATGTTCAAGACCACTATAGGCCCTTACGGCGAGGACCCGGCCTACGGCCGCCCGGAAGCGGCTCAGGGAATATTCGTAAACTTCCGCAGAATCTTCGAAACTATGAGAGAAAAATTCCCCATCGGGATCGCCCAAGTGGGAACGGTTCTCCGTAACGAGATATCACCCCGACAGGGCCCCATTCGATTACGAGAGTTTACAATAATGGACTTCGAGCTCTTCTTCAACCCTGAAGAACCCGATTGTCCGTACCTAGAAGAGATGGCGTCCGAGGAGTTGTCAATAGTTACCGCTGACACTCGAAAAGAAGGCGCAGAAAACGCGACCGTGATCAAGGTAGGCGACGCGGTCCAGAGACAGATAATCAAAGCACCATGGGCAGCCTATTTTATGGCTCTCTCGAAACAATTCCTTAATCGGCTCGGCGTCGACGGTCACCATCAAAGATTTTTCGAAAAACTGCCCTCTGAGCGAGCACACTATTCCTCCCAAACCTTCGACCACGAAGTCAAACTTGACCGATGGGGATGGACTGAGGTAGCCGGGTTTGCAAACAGAACGGACTACGACCTCCGAAAACATATGGAAGCAACTGGAGAGGACTTGCGAGTGTTCAAACCCTATCAGACACCTCGCCTTCGCGAAGTCAAGTTGATAAAACCGAATCGTCAGAACATCGCAAAAATCTTCCACCAAGAGACTGGAAGAGTCGCTGATCTGATTTCGAAAGACGATCCCGAGAAATTTCTAAAAAGCAAGAAGGCTGGGTTGCCCGTAACAGTCGGGCCATATACCATTCCATCAAACTGCTTCGACGTCGTCGAGGAGCAGGTAAAGGAAACCGGGACCCGTTTTCTGCCCTACGTAATCGAGCCGAGCTTCGGAGTGGAACGCCTCCTCTACACGACCCTCGAATACAACCTAGCGATGAAGGAAGATAGGCTCATTCTAGGCCTCCCATTCAACCTCGCTCCCATCCAGGCGTCGGTCTTCCCCTTGGTAAACAAAGACGGCTTGGAAAAGCGAGCTACGGAAGTGTATGAGGCTCTCGTCGCGAACGGATTGAGAGTGGAGTACGATGAAGCAGGCTCTATTGGAAGGAGGTACGCTAGGGCCGACGAGGCAGGCGTACCCCTCGGAATCACCGTCGACTATGATACGCTCAAAGATGATACTGTTACGATCCGAGATCGTGATAGCTGGAGCCAAATGAGAACCCCTGTCGGAACACTGGCCTCAACAATTCGTGAGATAATGATAGAAGGTTTCAAAGCCCCGAACTGA
- the endA gene encoding tRNA-intron lyase has protein sequence MKSTTLQGEAELIGTRLIVWDAKTGLDIYRSGFFGKPVGIPKPKPDQDFDVPLLLDLMEGLYLLEHRRISVIDGRTKDPVPKSVLLREAKGTYRGFSQAYQVYKDLRNKGYIVTPGIKFGADFAVYEHGPGIDHAPFIVSVEDPESIMGPFEVVRAGRLATTVRKQFIIAIPDMKQDEIRYLVFSWFKA, from the coding sequence ATGAAGTCCACGACGCTTCAAGGTGAAGCTGAACTCATCGGAACTCGCCTCATAGTTTGGGACGCCAAGACCGGCCTTGACATTTACCGGTCAGGTTTCTTCGGGAAGCCAGTCGGGATACCAAAACCCAAACCAGACCAAGACTTCGACGTCCCACTACTGCTCGATCTCATGGAAGGATTGTACCTTCTGGAACATCGTAGGATCTCAGTGATTGATGGAAGAACCAAAGATCCCGTCCCAAAATCGGTTCTATTGAGAGAGGCTAAGGGAACTTACCGTGGATTCAGTCAGGCGTACCAAGTGTACAAGGATTTGAGAAACAAGGGTTACATCGTCACACCTGGAATAAAGTTCGGCGCTGACTTCGCCGTGTATGAGCACGGACCTGGAATAGATCACGCCCCATTCATCGTCTCGGTCGAAGACCCGGAGTCGATCATGGGACCCTTTGAGGTAGTGCGAGCCGGTAGACTGGCAACAACCGTGAGAAAACAGTTCATAATTGCGATTCCAGACATGAAGCAGGACGAGATCAGATATCTGGTTTTTAGCTGGTTCAAAGCCTAG